One window of Helicobacter sp. MIT 99-5507 genomic DNA carries:
- a CDS encoding SH3 domain-containing C40 family peptidase: protein MQIGILFLIILFFGGCATKEAILDSNIDDLSLSQRAVMYISDNKEIATSNFSLKLREEYLDKYFSVWNKDFVPPSKEDVFWGLSSKRGFGESKRYHSDGFLDELRLNADVDSYPSKNDYAIMVKTANVRVLPTIKPRFSKQDGYPFDRWQNSLIFAWTPIRILHEDKTKEWLLVQSAFVSGWVKFDEVAKISKKDMNNLMHTRDFVVPIKDRIPLYHKDKFVVNARIGMLFQKIDNKIYGYYRNNEGLAIKIPLSFDTNLFSKFPLAFTQSNIANLADSLNLENYGWGGMYENRDCSAFIRDVLMNVGIFLPRNSLAQVNTAKSSPYSTYITLPKDNDEKIEIIKKSALPFRTIFWLKGHIMLYIGEYNNQPIVMHDVWAVNSSKGLNILGGISITTLIPGNEQNGINPPPSLLDRIEAMNIIVK from the coding sequence TTGCAGATAGGAATTTTATTTTTGATTATTTTATTTTTTGGCGGTTGTGCGACAAAAGAAGCTATATTAGATTCTAATATAGATGATTTATCATTATCACAACGTGCAGTAATGTATATTAGTGATAATAAAGAAATAGCAACTAGTAATTTTTCACTAAAACTAAGGGAAGAATATTTAGATAAATATTTTTCTGTATGGAATAAAGACTTTGTCCCTCCAAGCAAAGAAGATGTATTTTGGGGATTATCTAGCAAGAGAGGTTTTGGAGAATCTAAAAGATATCATAGTGATGGATTCTTAGATGAATTGAGATTGAATGCTGATGTAGATTCTTATCCTAGTAAAAATGATTATGCAATCATGGTAAAAACTGCCAATGTTCGTGTTTTACCTACAATTAAACCTAGATTTTCAAAACAAGATGGATATCCATTTGATAGATGGCAAAATTCTTTGATTTTTGCTTGGACACCTATTAGAATCTTGCATGAAGATAAAACAAAAGAATGGTTGCTTGTGCAAAGTGCATTTGTGTCTGGTTGGGTAAAATTTGATGAGGTTGCAAAAATTAGTAAAAAAGATATGAATAATTTAATGCATACTAGAGATTTTGTAGTGCCAATCAAAGATAGAATCCCGCTTTATCACAAAGATAAATTTGTGGTAAATGCAAGAATAGGAATGTTATTTCAAAAAATAGATAATAAGATATATGGTTATTATCGCAATAACGAAGGGTTGGCAATAAAGATTCCACTTTCTTTTGATACAAATTTATTTAGCAAATTTCCTCTTGCTTTCACTCAAAGCAATATTGCAAATCTAGCAGATTCTCTAAATCTAGAAAACTATGGCTGGGGTGGAATGTATGAAAATAGAGATTGTTCTGCTTTTATAAGAGATGTATTGATGAATGTAGGTATTTTTTTGCCACGCAATTCTCTAGCCCAAGTAAATACAGCAAAATCATCTCCATATAGCACATATATAACACTCCCAAAAGATAATGATGAAAAAATAGAGATAATTAAGAAGAGCGCATTGCCTTTTAGGACGATTTTTTGGCTAAAAGGTCATATTATGTTATATATTGGCGAGTATAATAATCAACCTATCGTGATGCACGATGTTTGGGCAGTGAATTCAAGTAAAGGATTGAATATATTAGGTGGAATTAGCATTACTACACTCATTCCAGGGAATGAACAAAATGGTATAAATCCGCCGCCTAGCCTTCTTGATAGAATTGAGGCTATGAATATTATTGTTAAATAA
- a CDS encoding MnmC family methyltransferase, with translation MRLVYTDDGSISAYNDAYNDYYHDKKGALIESIYKHIIPAFSIINKPYIRILDICFGLGYNSLLSLAFAKKNGIRLDIYSVEIDLPLLRALYDFPYPKIISNYLEIDRIFDCINNDKIFVDSNISLNVFRGDAINFINTMDSSFFDIVYQDAFSPSKNQLLWNENHFLSLYRILQNRSIITTYSSAKKVRDIARFCGFSVFDMKFNKFKNGTLFTKGIDNINNLDSVQFSYVKL, from the coding sequence GTGAGATTAGTTTATACAGATGATGGTAGTATTAGTGCATATAATGATGCATATAATGACTACTATCATGATAAAAAAGGTGCTTTGATTGAGAGTATTTATAAGCATATTATCCCAGCCTTTAGCATTATAAATAAGCCATATATTAGAATTTTAGATATTTGTTTTGGGCTTGGATATAATTCACTTCTTTCCCTTGCATTTGCAAAGAAAAATGGTATTAGACTTGATATATATTCAGTCGAGATTGATTTGCCTTTATTACGAGCATTGTATGACTTTCCATATCCAAAAATCATATCAAATTATTTAGAAATAGATAGAATCTTTGATTGCATTAATAATGATAAGATATTTGTAGATTCTAATATTAGCTTAAATGTATTTCGTGGCGATGCAATAAATTTTATAAATACTATGGATTCTAGTTTTTTTGATATTGTGTATCAAGATGCATTTAGTCCATCAAAAAATCAACTACTATGGAATGAAAATCATTTTTTATCATTGTATAGAATCTTGCAAAATAGAAGTATTATTACTACATATTCATCAGCAAAAAAAGTAAGAGATATAGCAAGATTCTGCGGTTTTAGTGTATTTGATATGAAATTTAATAAATTTAAAAATGGCACACTATTTACAAAAGGTATAGATAATATAAATAATTTAGATAGTGTGCAATTTAGCTATGTTAAGTTATAG
- a CDS encoding metal ABC transporter ATP-binding protein — protein sequence MDNILVCENLSFRYDKDIVLNNISFTLRDGDFLAIIGPNGGGKSTLAKILLNLLKPTSGLIKYPQISLFNKDSLVGYTPQDTSINKDFTIQAFDVVLMGFLEKRLFGYKITKQDKKEALEIMEKLGIADIRFRKIGDLSGGQRQRVLIARALCGNPKLLIFDEPTSSIDLPTKQEIYKLLKEINSSHTIIVITHDISNLLEYASNILFINKELLSFEGLQDNIDIDRYFCKITNQHRNTN from the coding sequence ATGGATAATATTTTAGTATGTGAGAATCTAAGTTTTAGATACGATAAAGATATTGTATTAAACAATATCAGCTTTACACTAAGAGATGGTGATTTTTTGGCAATCATTGGTCCTAATGGCGGTGGAAAAAGCACATTAGCAAAGATTCTGCTAAATTTATTAAAACCTACTTCAGGACTAATTAAATATCCACAGATTTCTTTGTTTAATAAAGATTCATTAGTTGGATATACACCACAAGATACAAGCATCAACAAAGATTTTACTATACAAGCTTTTGATGTTGTCCTAATGGGCTTTTTGGAGAAAAGGTTATTTGGATACAAAATAACAAAGCAGGACAAAAAGGAAGCTCTTGAGATTATGGAAAAACTAGGTATTGCTGATATTAGATTTAGAAAAATTGGTGATTTATCAGGTGGGCAAAGACAGAGAGTTTTGATTGCTAGAGCATTATGCGGGAATCCAAAATTGCTTATATTTGATGAGCCTACTTCAAGTATAGATTTACCAACTAAACAAGAAATCTATAAATTATTAAAAGAGATAAATTCTAGCCATACTATAATAGTCATAACTCATGATATTTCTAACTTGCTTGAATATGCAAGCAATATATTATTTATAAATAAAGAATTATTAAGTTTTGAGGGTTTGCAAGATAATATAGATATTGATAGGTATTTTTGCAAGATTACAAATCAGCATAGAAATACTAATTAA
- the exbD gene encoding TonB system transport protein ExbD, translating into MRLPRKEGLNIVPLVDIMLVLLAIVLSTASFIAHGQIKVNLPESSTAKVEQNDKKVIVTIDSLNNFFIDGNKIDKNDLKDKILQIDDRTQVQLVSDRDAKFSSFMEILDILKSKNHENFTIQTEMIK; encoded by the coding sequence ATGAGATTACCTCGCAAAGAAGGTCTTAATATAGTGCCACTTGTAGATATCATGCTAGTATTACTAGCTATCGTGCTAAGCACGGCAAGTTTTATAGCACATGGGCAAATAAAAGTTAATCTACCAGAATCTAGCACTGCAAAAGTAGAACAAAATGATAAAAAAGTGATAGTTACCATAGATAGCTTAAATAATTTTTTTATTGATGGCAATAAAATAGATAAAAATGATTTAAAAGACAAGATTCTACAAATCGATGATAGAACACAAGTGCAATTAGTAAGCGATCGCGATGCTAAATTCTCATCATTTATGGAGATTCTAGATATATTGAAAAGTAAAAATCATGAAAACTTTACAATTCAAACGGAGATGATAAAATAA
- a CDS encoding metal ABC transporter solute-binding protein, Zn/Mn family produces the protein MIKILVPLIFFVCNIFASEKINVSVSVIPQSYFVKQIAGDLVNVNVMVQKGKSPETYEPTIKQLQELSNSKIYFGIGMPFEDAWLDRFKSVNPNMQLIKPLPDGILDKYNKKYDINHHSHHEHSHDEHEHHNHPPHIWLSFELSKLHAKQIADTLININPKNTQIYKENLQNFIDKIDNLYNRFKIVFADSKKSFLVFHPAWNYIANELGLSEYAIEEDGKEAKIAHRRDILEIIEKNNIKVMFIQPQFSQKNALTIAKEAGIEVKLADPLSYDWLESLEHFLNEIANN, from the coding sequence GTGATTAAGATTTTAGTCCCATTGATATTTTTTGTTTGCAATATATTTGCAAGTGAGAAAATAAATGTAAGTGTTAGTGTGATACCACAAAGCTATTTTGTGAAGCAAATTGCAGGTGATTTGGTAAATGTCAATGTAATGGTGCAAAAAGGAAAAAGCCCAGAGACTTATGAGCCAACAATAAAACAATTACAAGAATTATCAAATTCAAAAATTTATTTTGGTATTGGTATGCCTTTTGAAGATGCGTGGCTTGATAGATTTAAATCTGTAAATCCAAATATGCAATTAATAAAACCTCTACCAGATGGAATCCTAGATAAATATAATAAAAAATATGATATCAATCATCACTCACATCATGAACATTCACATGATGAACATGAACATCACAATCACCCACCTCATATATGGTTATCATTTGAGTTGTCGAAACTTCATGCTAAGCAAATTGCTGATACTTTAATAAACATAAATCCAAAAAATACACAAATCTATAAAGAAAATCTACAAAATTTCATCGATAAAATAGATAATTTATATAATAGGTTTAAAATTGTATTTGCAGATTCTAAAAAATCATTTTTAGTATTTCACCCAGCATGGAATTATATAGCAAATGAACTTGGGCTTAGTGAATATGCAATAGAAGAAGATGGGAAAGAAGCTAAAATTGCTCATAGGCGAGATATATTGGAGATTATAGAGAAAAATAATATAAAGGTGATGTTTATACAGCCGCAGTTTTCACAGAAAAATGCATTAACTATAGCAAAAGAAGCAGGAATTGAAGTGAAACTTGCTGATCCGCTTAGTTATGATTGGCTTGAAAGTCTAGAACATTTTTTAAATGAGATAGCAAATAATTAG
- a CDS encoding energy transducer TonB, which yields MSPIKIGFIASLFLHSLLAIAVLTKEDNIKISKQNSNTISISLENIHNRMENQSINQQKKHQKPKKHHKEKPKKIVKKERPKPQDIQEQIEKIEVEEIAQITDHEVVNEESSEEISQVEPNDAQDMQDSATSGMAQELDMNSQLYAEILAIINKYNEYPRDAYRRGITGSVEVRFVLRKNGEIENIEILNKIHKSLGEGAINAINNAYKKFPSINNNLRIKVKLTYNLT from the coding sequence ATGTCTCCCATAAAAATTGGCTTTATAGCATCCTTGTTTTTACATTCATTACTTGCAATAGCAGTGCTTACAAAAGAAGATAATATAAAAATATCAAAACAAAATAGCAATACAATATCAATTAGTCTTGAAAATATTCATAATAGAATGGAAAATCAGTCAATCAATCAACAAAAGAAACATCAAAAACCAAAAAAACATCATAAAGAAAAACCAAAAAAAATAGTGAAAAAAGAAAGACCAAAACCACAAGACATCCAAGAACAAATTGAAAAAATAGAAGTAGAAGAAATAGCACAAATTACCGATCATGAAGTTGTTAATGAAGAATCAAGTGAAGAAATAAGCCAAGTAGAACCAAATGATGCGCAAGATATGCAAGATTCTGCTACATCTGGGATGGCTCAAGAGCTTGACATGAATAGCCAGCTTTATGCAGAGATTCTAGCAATCATAAATAAATACAATGAATATCCAAGAGATGCATATAGAAGGGGTATTACAGGTAGTGTTGAAGTTAGATTTGTATTAAGAAAAAATGGTGAAATTGAAAATATCGAAATATTAAATAAAATACACAAATCGCTAGGTGAAGGAGCGATTAATGCTATCAATAATGCCTATAAAAAATTCCCAAGTATTAATAACAATCTAAGAATTAAAGTAAAACTAACCTATAACTTAACATAG
- the htpG gene encoding molecular chaperone HtpG: MKHSFQTEINQLLDLMIHSLYSNKEIFLRELVSNASDALDKLNYLTLSDDKFKSIEFKPQIKITFNEEKKLLSIEDNGIGMNESELIENLGTIAKSGTKGFLNALSGDKKKDSMLIGQFGVGFYSSFMVADKVIVTSKKALEDKAFSWISDGKGEYEIQECIKDSFGTKIDLYLKDDAKEYANRWRIDSLIKKYSDHIAFPIILSYDEKQTKEDKSEEIIHKEEQINKAKALWKIPKNELSEDDYNEFYQNLSHDNTKPLSYIHNKVEGSLEYTTLFYIPSRAPFDLFRVDYKSGVKLYVKRVFITDDDKELLPQYLRFIRGIIDSEDLPLNVSREILQQNKILANIKSASTKKILSEIENLSKDEEKYKTFHNEFGKLLKEGLYSDYENKDKLLNLCRFATTKGEFVSLSTYKQRAKDENIYYIIGSDLELLRNSPLLEKYTKDDIEVLLLNDEVDSFIMPSLGEFEGLKFKDVAMEDNKDEISKEIADEYKDFLDKTKGILEGKIKDIRLSTRLDKSPSCVISEGSNPMMEQLMRQMGQEVKEESPIFEINPNHAIIKKLKDLKDDEKLKDIIFILFDSAKLLEKGGINDANSFSQRINNLIMMSV; encoded by the coding sequence ATGAAACATTCATTTCAAACTGAAATCAATCAATTATTAGACTTGATGATACATTCGCTTTATTCTAATAAAGAGATATTTTTAAGAGAATTGGTATCAAATGCCTCTGATGCACTAGATAAGCTTAATTATCTCACACTTAGTGATGATAAATTTAAAAGTATTGAGTTTAAACCACAAATAAAAATTACATTTAATGAAGAAAAAAAGCTCTTAAGCATCGAAGACAATGGTATTGGTATGAATGAGAGCGAACTTATTGAGAATCTAGGGACTATAGCAAAAAGTGGAACAAAAGGTTTTTTGAACGCTTTAAGTGGTGATAAAAAGAAAGATTCTATGCTGATAGGGCAGTTTGGTGTAGGATTCTATTCTAGTTTTATGGTAGCAGACAAGGTTATTGTTACTTCCAAAAAAGCATTAGAAGATAAAGCGTTTTCTTGGATTAGCGATGGAAAAGGTGAGTATGAAATCCAAGAATGTATAAAAGATAGTTTTGGAACAAAAATAGATCTTTATTTAAAAGATGATGCTAAAGAATACGCAAATAGATGGAGAATTGATAGCTTAATCAAAAAATATTCTGATCATATCGCATTTCCAATCATCCTGTCTTATGATGAAAAACAAACAAAAGAAGATAAAAGTGAAGAAATTATTCACAAAGAAGAGCAAATCAATAAAGCAAAGGCACTTTGGAAGATTCCAAAAAATGAATTAAGTGAAGATGATTACAATGAATTTTATCAGAATCTTAGCCATGATAATACAAAACCACTTAGCTATATACATAATAAAGTGGAGGGTTCTTTAGAATATACTACATTATTTTATATTCCTTCTCGCGCACCATTTGATTTGTTTAGAGTGGATTATAAATCGGGTGTAAAACTCTATGTAAAAAGAGTATTTATTACTGATGATGATAAAGAATTATTACCTCAATATTTGCGATTTATACGAGGTATTATAGATAGCGAGGATTTACCACTAAATGTCAGCCGTGAGATATTGCAGCAAAATAAGATTCTAGCAAATATAAAATCTGCATCTACAAAGAAGATTCTAAGTGAAATTGAGAATCTCTCAAAAGATGAAGAAAAATACAAAACTTTTCATAATGAATTTGGAAAGCTTCTAAAAGAAGGGCTTTATAGTGATTATGAAAATAAAGATAAATTATTAAATCTTTGCAGGTTTGCTACTACAAAAGGTGAGTTTGTATCGCTTAGCACATATAAGCAAAGGGCTAAAGATGAAAATATTTATTATATTATAGGTAGCGATTTGGAGCTATTAAGAAATTCACCACTATTAGAAAAATATACAAAAGATGATATTGAAGTTTTATTGTTAAATGATGAAGTTGATAGCTTTATTATGCCTTCTTTAGGAGAATTTGAAGGATTAAAGTTTAAAGATGTAGCTATGGAAGACAATAAAGATGAAATTAGTAAAGAAATAGCTGATGAATATAAAGATTTTTTAGATAAAACAAAAGGTATCTTGGAAGGAAAAATAAAAGATATAAGGTTATCAACTAGATTAGATAAATCTCCAAGTTGTGTTATTAGCGAGGGGAGCAATCCTATGATGGAGCAGCTAATGCGTCAAATGGGACAAGAGGTGAAAGAAGAATCGCCAATATTTGAGATAAATCCAAATCATGCAATCATTAAAAAACTAAAAGATTTAAAAGATGATGAAAAGCTAAAAGATATTATTTTTATATTATTTGATAGTGCGAAGTTGCTAGAAAAAGGTGGCATAAATGACGCAAACAGCTTCTCTCAAAGAATTAATAATCTTATTATGATGAGTGTTTAG
- the exbB gene encoding TonB-system energizer ExbB: MEFLKEYIDFMIFSILGFMSFIVVWFSIERFISYKRLKFSDFKDLDSFEEAVTKNLTILYIIYSNAPYIGLLGTVVGIMITFHDMGASGNMNASEIMIGLSLALKATALGLVVAIPTLIIYNGFLRKVDVLVNRYKASIK, encoded by the coding sequence ATGGAGTTTTTAAAAGAATATATAGATTTTATGATATTTAGTATTTTGGGCTTTATGAGTTTTATTGTTGTGTGGTTTAGTATAGAAAGATTCATATCTTATAAACGATTAAAATTTAGTGATTTTAAGGATTTAGATTCTTTTGAAGAAGCAGTAACGAAAAACTTAACTATTCTCTATATAATATATTCAAATGCACCATATATAGGCTTACTTGGCACTGTTGTTGGAATTATGATTACATTTCATGATATGGGGGCTAGTGGGAATATGAATGCAAGTGAAATCATGATTGGGCTTAGTTTGGCATTAAAAGCAACTGCTTTGGGATTAGTAGTGGCTATACCGACATTGATTATTTATAATGGATTCTTACGAAAAGTTGATGTTTTGGTAAATAGATATAAGGCAAGTATAAAATGA
- a CDS encoding ATP-dependent Clp protease ATP-binding subunit: MNIFEKLTNQFREIIDNAISLALNNKNQEVDCGHFVMALCVNSNSILNTALNSMNIQKDALLLEIKSLVDSYPKSSNVSKENITISKSLLESINLAEGYAIQNGDTYVSIDAWIIANITKNEGLNKIFKKYLDINELIKTLQSMRNGAKIQTSSGDENLDSLAKFGIDLTKKALDGQLDPIIGRDEEITRMMQILIRKTKNNPILLGEPGVGKTAVVEGLAQKIVKKDVPLSLQNKRLIALDMSALIAGAKYRGEFEDRLKSVVDEVKKNQNIILFIDEIHTIVGAGASEGSMDAANILKPALARGEMHTIGATTLKEYRKYFQKDVALQRRFQPINLDEPSQNEALHMLRGIKEKLEAHHNVTILDSALVAAVRLSSRYIVDRFLPDKAIDLIDEAASEIRMQIESSPAKLLAVKRKIENLEVEKEALNMEENKNKDRIDEIVKELENTKEEQARLELQFKNEKSIFEEIANIKSQIDSYRIEAELAKRNGDYNKAAEIDYGKIPELEAKNKELDNRWQELSKQGTLLKNAVTEESIAEVVSKWVKIPVQKMLSSDKEKILNIELQLQKSVVGQDEALSAISKAIKRNKAGLNSANRPIGSFLFLGPTGVGKTQSAKSLANFLFDSESALIRIDMSEYMEKHAVSRLVGAPPGYVGYDEGGQLTEAVRRKPYSVVLFDEVEKAHPDVFNLLLQVLDDGRLTDNKGVVVDFRNTIIILTSNIASDKIMEIESKLERKSAVMNDLKHYFKPEFLNRLDDIIIFNPLGKDEIIKIVDIMFGHIAKLAATKNIKISLDSSAKELIADIGFDPVFGARPLKRALQEEIEDLLSMMILKDEVNENSHIEFYAKDDKILAREL; this comes from the coding sequence ATGAATATTTTTGAAAAATTAACTAATCAGTTTAGAGAAATTATTGACAATGCAATATCTCTTGCATTAAATAATAAAAATCAAGAAGTTGATTGCGGGCATTTTGTAATGGCTTTATGTGTGAATTCAAATTCGATTTTAAATACAGCATTAAATTCTATGAATATACAAAAAGATGCACTTCTTTTAGAAATCAAAAGCTTAGTTGATTCATATCCAAAAAGCTCAAATGTGAGTAAAGAAAATATTACTATTTCAAAATCATTACTTGAGAGTATCAATCTAGCAGAAGGTTATGCAATCCAAAATGGTGATACTTATGTATCTATAGATGCGTGGATTATTGCAAATATCACTAAAAATGAAGGACTAAATAAGATTTTTAAAAAGTATCTTGATATAAATGAATTGATAAAAACTTTGCAAAGTATGAGAAATGGTGCAAAAATACAGACAAGTAGTGGAGATGAGAATCTAGATAGTTTGGCAAAGTTTGGTATTGATCTTACAAAAAAAGCATTAGATGGACAACTTGACCCAATAATAGGAAGAGATGAAGAAATCACTAGAATGATGCAGATTCTTATACGAAAAACAAAAAATAATCCAATCTTGCTTGGAGAACCTGGAGTTGGTAAAACTGCTGTAGTAGAGGGGTTGGCTCAAAAAATTGTAAAAAAAGATGTTCCGCTTTCTTTACAAAATAAAAGACTAATAGCACTTGATATGAGTGCATTGATTGCTGGTGCAAAATATCGCGGTGAGTTTGAAGATAGATTAAAAAGTGTAGTTGATGAAGTAAAAAAGAATCAAAATATTATTTTATTTATTGATGAAATACATACGATTGTAGGAGCAGGAGCAAGTGAAGGTTCAATGGATGCTGCAAATATACTAAAGCCTGCACTTGCACGTGGTGAAATGCACACAATAGGTGCTACTACACTAAAAGAATATAGAAAATATTTTCAAAAAGATGTTGCATTACAAAGAAGATTCCAGCCAATAAATCTTGATGAACCAAGTCAAAATGAAGCGTTGCATATGCTTCGTGGTATAAAAGAAAAATTAGAAGCACATCATAATGTAACGATACTAGATTCTGCACTTGTGGCTGCAGTGAGGCTTTCATCAAGATATATTGTAGATAGATTTTTACCAGATAAAGCTATTGATTTGATAGATGAAGCAGCAAGTGAAATTCGTATGCAAATAGAATCTTCACCTGCTAAATTGCTTGCAGTAAAAAGAAAAATAGAGAATCTTGAAGTGGAAAAAGAAGCATTAAATATGGAGGAAAATAAAAACAAAGATAGGATTGATGAGATTGTAAAAGAGCTAGAAAATACAAAAGAAGAGCAGGCTAGACTTGAATTGCAATTTAAAAATGAAAAATCTATTTTTGAGGAAATTGCAAATATCAAAAGCCAAATAGATTCTTATAGAATAGAAGCAGAACTTGCTAAAAGAAATGGTGATTATAATAAGGCAGCAGAAATTGACTATGGAAAGATTCCAGAGTTAGAGGCAAAAAATAAAGAACTAGATAATAGATGGCAGGAGCTATCAAAACAAGGGACTTTATTAAAAAATGCTGTAACAGAAGAAAGTATTGCTGAAGTTGTAAGTAAATGGGTGAAGATTCCAGTTCAAAAAATGCTCTCTAGCGATAAAGAAAAGATTCTAAATATAGAATTGCAATTGCAAAAAAGTGTAGTTGGGCAAGATGAAGCTTTGAGTGCGATTTCAAAAGCAATAAAACGAAATAAAGCAGGGCTAAATTCTGCTAATCGACCAATCGGTAGCTTTTTGTTTCTTGGTCCAACAGGTGTTGGTAAAACTCAAAGTGCAAAAAGCCTTGCAAATTTCTTATTTGATAGTGAGAGCGCGCTTATTAGAATTGATATGAGTGAATATATGGAAAAACATGCAGTAAGTAGATTGGTAGGTGCGCCTCCAGGGTATGTAGGATATGATGAAGGTGGTCAGCTAACAGAAGCAGTTAGACGCAAACCTTATAGTGTAGTGCTTTTTGATGAGGTTGAAAAAGCCCATCCAGATGTATTTAATCTATTATTGCAAGTTTTAGATGATGGAAGATTAACTGATAATAAAGGTGTTGTTGTTGATTTTAGAAATACGATTATTATTTTAACATCAAATATTGCAAGTGATAAAATCATGGAAATAGAATCTAAATTAGAGCGTAAAAGTGCTGTAATGAATGACTTAAAGCATTATTTTAAGCCAGAGTTTTTAAATCGCCTTGATGATATTATCATTTTTAATCCTTTGGGAAAAGATGAGATTATAAAGATTGTAGATATTATGTTTGGGCATATTGCAAAATTGGCAGCTACAAAAAATATCAAGATTTCATTAGATTCTAGTGCAAAAGAATTGATTGCAGATATTGGATTTGACCCTGTATTTGGCGCTAGACCTCTAAAAAGAGCATTGCAAGAAGAGATTGAAGATTTATTATCAATGATGATATTAAAAGATGAAGTTAATGAAAACTCGCATATAGAATTCTATGCCAAAGATGACAAGATTCTAGCAAGAGAGCTTTAA
- a CDS encoding metallophosphoesterase: MSMFFIFAICCFGIFHLIGYNALIKHISKNLKFRLISIALLILNFIILIVYVMLIRNTTLPDTIVIILSISILIALLLCTLGILNIIFLIIGRFIKPFPNVLISKILLCLLPLGVINGIYEANKTPKIVEQTIEIKNLKKDIKILFLSDLHISNLISKEKIQNTINLANSTNPDIIILGGDIIDSYENVIKDKILLLKDLNAKYGVYFVLGNHEFIFDANKSLEIMSKFSNITSLVNSSVIIDDNINLIGISDLMGRRVGYLEPNINEALKNTNDDLPKILISHQPNIIDELDSDIDLVFSGHTHGGQIFPFTILAYLNNPFLYGLKPINNIQLYISQGSHLAVTYGRIGTQNEINLITLKEMK; encoded by the coding sequence ATGAGCATGTTTTTTATTTTTGCAATTTGCTGTTTTGGTATATTTCATCTAATAGGCTACAATGCACTTATAAAACATATAAGCAAAAATTTAAAATTTAGATTAATAAGCATAGCACTTTTAATTTTAAATTTTATAATACTTATTGTATATGTTATGTTGATTAGAAATACAACATTGCCAGATACAATCGTAATAATCTTATCTATATCGATTTTAATTGCACTTTTATTATGCACACTTGGGATTCTAAATATCATATTTTTAATTATTGGTAGATTTATAAAACCATTTCCAAATGTATTAATTAGCAAGATTCTACTTTGTTTGTTGCCTTTAGGGGTTATCAATGGAATCTATGAAGCAAACAAAACCCCAAAAATAGTAGAACAAACAATAGAAATAAAAAATCTAAAAAAAGATATAAAGATTTTATTTTTATCAGACTTACATATATCAAATCTAATAAGCAAAGAAAAAATACAAAATACTATCAATCTAGCAAACTCTACAAATCCAGATATTATCATATTAGGAGGCGATATTATAGATAGCTATGAAAATGTGATAAAAGATAAGATTCTACTACTCAAAGATTTGAATGCAAAATATGGCGTATATTTTGTGCTTGGCAATCATGAATTTATATTTGATGCAAATAAAAGTCTTGAGATTATGAGTAAATTTAGCAATATCACATCGCTTGTGAATTCAAGTGTAATTATAGATGATAATATCAATCTTATTGGAATTAGTGATTTGATGGGAAGAAGAGTTGGATATTTAGAGCCAAATATAAATGAGGCATTAAAAAATACAAATGATGATTTGCCAAAGATTCTAATCTCACATCAACCAAATATCATTGATGAATTAGATTCTGATATTGATTTAGTATTTAGCGGGCATACGCATGGCGGACAAATCTTTCCTTTTACAATTCTTGCATATCTTAATAATCCATTTTTATATGGACTAAAACCTATAAACAATATTCAATTATATATATCGCAAGGTTCTCATTTAGCAGTAACTTATGGCAGAATCGGAACTCAAAATGAAATAAACCTAATAACACTAAAGGAGATGAAATGA